Below is a genomic region from Methanobacterium sp..
TAGGCTAATGTGTCTTTTTTAATATTGCATGGATAAGAGCCAAGCCTCATTGTTCCACCCATGTATTCAACCTTTATCTGTTCAGGCATGATGTCGATAACTGGATTTTTTGTATCCGGGTCAAATTCTGTGCTGTTTGCATCTTCAAACCCGTGCATTCTTGCAAATTCAATTACCATGCACTGCATTCCAAGGCAAATTCCAAATAAAGGAACCTTATGATCAATTGAATATCTTACAGCATCCAGTTTCCCTGAAATGCCTCTTTCGCCAAATCCTCCAGGTATTAGGAGTGCATCAAGTCCTTCAAGTTTTTCTATGTCTATAGAATCCTCTGCGCTGATCCATTCAATGTTTACTTTAACTCCTACTTCAGCTGCTGCATGTTTCAGTGCTTCCCTTATACTGATATAAGCGTCTTCCAGCTCCACGTACTTTCCAATAATCCCAATAATTACTTCTGGTTCTTCAATTTTAAGGGATTCAACAATTTCACTCCAGCGGCTCAGATCAGGTTTTCCATCACTCCTTTTTATTCTTTTTAGAACATATTCACCCACATTTTCTTCATTTAAAATTAGTGGAACTTCATAAATTGAACCAACGTCAGGAGCATTTATAACTGCATCAACTTCAACATCACAGAAATGTGCTATTTTCTGTTTTAGGGGGGTATCAATTGAATATTCAGACCTGCAGACAATCATATCTGGATTGATACCAGTGCTTCTAAGCTCTTTTGTACTGTGCTGGGTTGGTTTTGTTTTAAATTCTCCAGCAGCTCTTAGATAAGGCACGTAAGTCACATGAATAAACATTACATTGTCATGGCCTTCCTCGTTACGTAATTGTCTTAATGCTTCTAAAAATGGCTGGCTTTCTATATCTCCCACAGTTCCCCCCACTTCAACCAGAACAATGTCAGCGCTGCTTTTACCTGCAATTTTTCTTACCATCGTTTTAATTTCGTCGGTGATGTGCGGTATTATCTGCACACAGGAGCCAAGGTAATCTCCTTTTCTCTCTTTTTCAATAACAGATGAATAAACTTTACCTGTTGTTATGTTAGAATCACCAGAAAGCTCTGTATCTAAAAATCGCTCGTAGTGCCCTAAATCAAGATCTGTTTCCATACCGTCTTCAGTTACAAACACTTCCCCATGCTGATAAGGGTTAAGTGTTCCGGAATCCCAGTTTAAGTATGGATCTATCTTTATTGCAGTTACATCAATCCCGTAAGACCTTAATATTCTTCCTATTGATGCTGCAGTTATTCCTTTTCCTATTGAGCTTACAACTCCTCCTGTTACTATGATATATTTTGACAGATGAACCATCTCCTCTAAAAAATCATTATTATCATTAAAATCTCACTCTGATTGGCTAAAATTATAAAATATAATTTCGGTTTACTGTTTTGGGGCATTCAATTTTGAAAAACTTAAAAAATTACTCATAAATTTATGACCTTCAATGGTTCCAAGAGAACCTCTTTTTGCTGAAAATTCATTGTACTGAGTTGCATCGTCCTTAATGCCGTTAGTAGAATACATTGCATAAGGAACAGGTTCTGTGGTGTGTGTTTTGACATATATTGGAGTTGCATGGTCTGGAAGTACTGAAATAGCGTAATCATCAAACCTGGGGAGTTCATCAAGAAGCTTTCCCAGTATCTTATAATCAATGTTTTCTATTGCTTTGATCTTTTCTTCAATATCTCCAGCATGCCCTGCTTCATCTGGAGCTTCAACATGGATAAATATCAAATCATGGTCATCCAGACCATTTATTGCATATTCTGCCTTCTGATTATAATCAGTATCATAATATCCGGTTGCTCCTGGAACATAAATGTTGGTAAGTCCAAGGTGAATCCCGATACCTTTAATTAAATCAACTGCAGTGATTGTAGCGCCTTTTAATCCGTATTTATCAGTGAACGAAGGTATTTGTGGTTTTATGCCCTGTCCCCATAACCAGATCATGTTTGCCGGGTTTTTACCTGATTTAACTCTTTCCTGATTTACCGGATGGTTTTTAAGCAATTCTTTAGATTCTCTCATGACTTTATTTAATAATACGGCGTTTTTATCATCATATGGCTTTAATAAATGCTCTTCAATACTTTTACCGACAATATCATGTGGTGGTGATGATTTAAGGGATTCTGAGTCCACATCATTAAACACAAAGAGATTCCTGTAGCTAACACCCAGATAAAATTTTCCTGTTTCCCCAAATTCATCATTTAATGCATTGATAAGCTTTTCAGATTCTTCTGTAGAAATATGGTTCGCATTAAAATCTGCTAATCTGCCATTTTTTTCTGTAATAAAATTGCATCTGAATGCTACCTGGTCTGATTTAAGATCAGCGCCTATACTTGCTGCTTCAAGAGGGCCTCTCCCAGTATAGTAGTCTTCAGGGTTATAACCCATAATGGAAAGGTTTGCAACATCAGATCCAGGTTCCATGTTATCTGGGACTGTTTTTAAAAACCCACTTACACCATTAAATGCCACGTAATCCATGTTGGGAGTTACTGATGCTTGAAGAGGTGTTTTATTGTCTAATTCTTTCAGGGGATAATCTGCCATCCCGTCTCCTATTATCACTATGTATTTCATATTTTTAGAATCTCCAGAAATATTTGAATTATTTAGACTTATAAATGCTTATGATATCACTTAATATAGCTGATGCAGTTTCTATTGACCCTGCTCCACATCCTACAACTGTAACATCCTCTGCGAGGTCTGTTTTAATGGTTGCAACATTCAGTGTACCTTCCACTGCAAATGGTGAACCTTCCTTTACAAGTCTTGGGGAAACTTCAAGGGTATCGGATGACACTTCACCAATTAATTTAATTAAATATCCCTCTTTTTGTGCAAGTGAAACAGCTTCTGGTGTTATTTTAGATATTCCAGTTATTTCAACATCTTTTAAGCTTACGTCCATATCCAGAAGAGAATTTGCAAGAATAACCACTTTACATGCAGCATCTAAACCTTCAACGTCTTGGGCAGGATTGGTTTCAGCTATTCCTAATTCCTGCGATTCTTTTAAAATCTGTTCATAAGAAGAACCCTCTCTGGCCATTCTTGATAGAATATAATTTGTTGTGCCGTTTAAAATCCCTAAAATAGAATCTATATCACATCCAGATAGGGTTTCATGGGCAAAATTAATAACAGGCATTGCCCCTCCCACAGAAGCTTCAAACTTAAATTCCACGCCGTTATTCTTGGCTGAATTTGCTAATTCTTTAAATGATAGTGCAAGAGGTCCTTTATTGGATGTTACAACATCTTTTCCATCGTTAAAAGCTTTTAGGATATGTGTTTTAGCAGGTTCACCGTTTTCTATGTCTGTGGGAGTAGCTTCAACAAGACAATCATAATCAGCTTTATCCAGCACCTCTAAGTTTGAAATTTTAGATATACCGTAATCAGGATAATTTGATACTTTTCCAGTTTTTTCCTTTACTTCAAGCAGTAAATCAGGGTTCAGGCCTTCATCATAAATTGCAGCTCCAGAGGTATCAGTTACTGCAGATATTTTAAGATCCACCCCATATTTTTCTTTTACTTCCTCTTTTTTCAAGGAGAAAACCTTTGCAACTCCTTTTCCAACCGCACCAAAACCTAAAATACATACTTTCATCTATTAAACCTCATTTATTACCAGAAAACCATAAGAAGTTCCAATTTCTTTAATTTTTTTCATTATTTCCCTTCTTTTGCCATATTCTGCTTCAATTATAAATTTTGAGGCAGATTTTTCAGGATGGTCTGACATTTTTAAGTTAAAATCTGCTACTTTAACCCCTTCTACTTCATTGAACCTTCTAAGTACATTCTTAACATCTTTATCAACTATGTCCCCAATTAAAATGGTGGTTACAGTTTCTTTTCTTAAAACACCATTAATTTCCATTATCTGAATTTTTTGAGCTTCAAGAGTATTTATAACTTTATCCAGAGTTTCTTCATCCCCTTCAATTGTAATTTGAACAGGAACAGTACCTCTCTCTGTTTTAACATCCCTCTGGTGAATAACGGTTACAATATTTGCTCCAAGCCTTCCTACAGGTTCTAACACATCCATTAACTGGCCAGGAATATCTAAAAGCTCTAAAACAAGATTTAATCTCATTGTTTAACCCATTTACTTTTTTCAACTATGATATTACCGTTTTCATCCAGATGTGCGTTTTTTAGAATTTTTTCAGGATTTTTTTCTTCTCCACGATCTGGACGTGTTAGGTTAACGTTATCAACTATGTAATGGGTTTCTTCAAGTTCAGGAATATCTTCCAGTGCTTTTTCGAATTTTTTTAATATGTCCTCAGCCGTCGAACGCGAAGCCTTTTCTATTTTCATATTTTAATCCCTCTAAAAACATTTGTTTTTGTATTTTTTTCCTTTTAAAACTTTTTTTAGCATTTTATGAATACCAGAACCGTACTGGGCAGCTTTTTTTGGCCGGTTAACAATTTCAGCAGGCACACCCAGCTCTGCAGCAACTTCTCTAAGGATGCATTTCCTTAACTTATCTTCTATTCCACTTATTTTATATTTCATAGGTATATTTATTGCAGTATTTATAATATCCAGATCAAGATAAGGAACTCTTAATTCCACACTGTTTGCCATGGTAACTGCATCATCACGCTGGAGGTTGACATGGTACAGATTTAAGATATCTTCTTTTAAATCTTCACGTGCAAGTTCTCCTTTTTCTTCATAAAGTCTTAAATAACGGTTGTATCCTCCAAAAAGTTCATCTGCTCCCTGACCAGAGAGCATGACTTTTAATCCGTCTTTATGGGCCATTTCTGATGCAATGTATGCAGGCATTCCCACACCGATTTTCATGATGTTGAATTCTTCTATTGCATCTAAAACCAGTGGTAAATATTTTTTAACATCTTCCACACCTATATTCCTGGTTTTTAGTTGAAGATTCATTGCCTCTGCAGTTTCTTTTGAAACTTTAATGTCAACTGAGTCTTTGTGGCCAACAGTGTAAAGAATGGTTTCAACTCCAAGGTCATCTGCAATTTTAGCAAGTAAAGTACTGTCTATACCTCCTGAAAACAGTATTCCAACTTTAGATAAGCCCTGAACTCTTTTTTCTACAGATTTTATTAAAAGGTTTTTAAGCTTCTTTTTAAGAGCATCCTTTGATAAATTCATGATATCTGGCGATGTTTGAACCTTTAAACCTGTGTTATCAAGTTTTAATAATTTTTTGTTGTATATCATTGAATCTGGAGGTAAGGTTTTAACATTTTCTATGCCTATATTCTGGAGTGCTTTTCTCTTTGAAGCAAATGCAAAAATATTATCCTCCTTATTTTCTCCAAAATATAATGGTTTCACCCCTACAGGGTCTCGAACTGCTGCAAAATTCTTGCCATCATATACTGCAAATGCATAGTCCCCATCAAGATATTTCATAGCTTTTTCAACGGCTTTATTAAGACTACCTTGATGAAATCTTTTAATCAAAGTTAATATTATTTCACAGTCAGAGTCTGTCTTAAAATCCTCATGAAATTCCTTTTTAAGCCCTCGAAAAATCCCACAAAATCTACGATTTTGTGGCCCCGAACACTCCATGTTCGCGGGCTCTGATTTTTCGGGGCATCGAAAACCGTAGGTTTTCGAAAGCCCTCGAAAGTTATATATCTCTCCATTGCAGATTAAAACCAGGTTATCATTAATCAGTGGTTGAAATTCGTTGCATCCTACAATAGAAAGCAAATTGTGTCCCATTCCAAAGTTACCTTCAGCTATATCTATATCTTCTAAATTACCATAAACTACTTTATTGTCCACAAACACTCCAGATCCATCCGGTCCTCTGTGTTTAATGGAAATAAGCATTTTTTTAATGTTTTCAGATATATTATTTCCAGTGATTCCCGCAATTCCGCACATTTCAATCTTCCTGAATGTAAAATTAATAATAACTGGTCCCTTACCATCCTTTTAGTATGTATTATTATTTTTACTGAATTTAAGCAATGAATTAAATATATTCTCTTATTTTTGATATATTTAATTTTTAAAACAATAACAGTATTTATTCAGGTACTGTAACTCTTTAAGTTTATTATTGAACTTTTACTTCTTTAATTAATTTATATATCCATAATAATTTTATGATGGTATTGAAACCAAATATCTGTATTTTAATTCCAATTTAACTTATTAACTCTTCTCTGGATGTTTTAAGTTTATTTATTAGTTTCCTATCTTAATTGTAAGAATTGAATTATTATACTTTTTAAAAAAAATAACTTATTATTCTGTTATTAATTATAATAAATTATTTATTAATAAAATTTTCGGTTTTAATAAAAATAGTAAAGCTTTTATTATTATAACAACATATTACTATTTGGTAATACTACAGAAACCCTATGAGATATACTACCATGAAAAAGAAAAAAAAGCCGGGAATTCATGTGTTCATAAAGAGTATAAAACCACTGTATCTGGCTTAATACTAAGATTAACAGTTCTTTAAGTATTTAATTCAGTTATATACTGCAAAATACCTGTTTGGGAACAATTTGCAGATATATCTTGTAATACTTAAGTGTTGATCTTTATGAGAAAATATCGCAAGCAGGGGTAACGCAAAACTTAAAGGTTTCATAACCTTACCCTGCGCCATAAAATAAAAAAATTGGAGGTATTTAGTATGAATAAAATATTAACAATCTTCCTGGGCCTTGTCTTAGTCGCAAGTTTTAGCGTGGGAAGTAGTGTGGTAGAAACTCCAGATGCACCAACAACTGATGGGGCAACAACTGATGGAGCAGCAGCTGATACAACAACCAGTGATGCAACAGGTACTGATAACCAAAATTCAGGTAATAATCCTGATGGCGCTTCAAACACAGAAATTATTATTGGTGAGGGCATAAGTAATCAAGATCAGGGTCAAACTCAAGGGCAGGGACAAGCAACCTACGTAAACGCTTCAAGCAACAACAACAATACAAACATAGCTGCTAACACAAACACTAACAGTGCTATAGCAACCAACAATAACACTAATGTCAACATTATAAAAGTAGGAAGTCCTGAAAACAACATAGCTATAATGATTGTGTCCAAAATTAAGCAGACAACAGGAGACAACAACGCTCAAAATTCCCAAACAAATAAACAAAACTTCCAAGCTCCATGTCCACACCCGGGTCCGGGTCCATGTCCACACATCCATCCACATCAACCCAACATGGTTGCTGCAGCAGGAGAACCAATCCATAAGGTAACACTGCCTGAAGAAGGCGATCCTGCAGATCCTGTAGGTATGCAGGAAGCTGGATTAAATATTGGTTCTTTGATAGTGGGTCTTGTTGGTATCCTTGGTGGATTAGTCGCAAGCAGGTTTGGATCATAATCGGAAAATCCGATTATCTTTTTATTCTTTAATATAATTTTTTTTTAGCTTCGTATTTGAAGGCTTTCAAACATTTCATGTTTGATGCATGAGAAACTTTCGTTTCTCTGCCCCAAAATTCTCCGAATTTTGAGGGCCCCGAAAATCTCTGATTTTCGAGGGCCGTACGAAATCTTACGATTTCGTGGCCCCGAACACTTCGTGTTCGAGGGCTTTCAAACATTTCATGTTTGATGCATGAGAAACTTTCGTTTCTCTGCCCCAAAATTCTCCGAATTTTGAGGGCCCCGAAAATCTCTGATTTTCGAGGGCCGTACGAAATCTTATGATTTCGTGGCCCCGAACACTTCGTGTTTGACGGCTTTCAAACATTTCATGTTTGATGCCCCGAAAATCTCTGATTTTCGAGGGCTTCCATAATTTGAACACCAGTAGATGTTCCTATTCTTGTTGCACCTGCTTCTATCATGTCTAAAGTGGTTTTTAAGTCTCTTATACCTCCTGAAGCTTTAATTCCCATGTTAGGACCAACAGTTTTTCTAATTAGAGCAATGTCTTCAAGTGTAGCTCCAGAAACACCAAATCCTGTTGATGTTTTTATAAAATCCGCTCCAGCTTCTTTTGCTATTAAACAGGCCCTAACTTTTTCTTCCCTATTTAGAAGCCCTGTTTCCAGAATTACTTTAACAATGTTGTTATCTGCAGCCTTTACAACCCCCATTATATCTTCTTTAACCAGATCATCATGGCCAGACTTCAGAGCTCCTATGTTCATTACCATATCTATTTCCTGGGCCCCGTTTTCAATGGCTTCTCTTGCTTCGAATGCCTTTGTTTTTGGAGTATTTATGCCAAAGGGAAATCCAATAACAGCACAAACCTTTACATCATAACCTTCTAAAAGTTTTCTTGAAAGTGCAACGTTTACTGGAGTAACACATACACATGCAAAGCCGTATTTTTTTGCATCGTTACATAGGTCTTCAATATCCTCATCACTTGTATCTCGCCTGACATTGGTGTGGTCAATCATTTTTGCAAGTTGAAAAGATTTTATCATTCATTCACCATTTTCTCTTTTTATATTCTTAGTTTTTTTAAGTTAAATAAGGGTTATAAATTTTTTGACATGTAAGGACCTGATCTGGAATATCCAAACTTTCTATAGTAATTTCGAGCTCCTATCCCACTAATTACGTTTATTCTGTTCTTTTCATAAACTTCAAGCGCTATTTTTTCAGCTTCTTCAAGCAAACGCTCTCCATAGCCCATGTGTTGCCATTTACCTGTTTCCGCTGAAAATCTATGATTTTCGGGGCCACGAAATTGAAAATTTCGTATGGCTGTCGAACCTAAAGGTACCATAGAACCATAAACATGTAATTCTCTTACAAGGGCTGTTTTATCATTTATTTCTTTTCTATGGGCTTTTTTAGAAGGAATTCTAAGTCTTAAAAAACCAATTAAAATATCCTTTTTAATATCTTCAAATGATAAGAAAATCTCACGCCCTTCCCCTGCATCATATTCTTCCTTTAATAATTTAATATTTTCATTATCAGGAATAATTCCATCAGATGCTTTATGTCCAACTTCTCTACAGCGGATACATTTGCAAGCAACGTCCATTTCACGGAGTTTTTTGTAAACAAGCTCACCAAGATTTGATTTTTTAACTCCTGCCTCTATAAGTGGCGACGGTATATCTCGCTGGATCCTCATGGTTCTAACCCATTTTGGAAGGATTTTTTTTAGTTCAACTATTAAATCAAGAGCTTCTTTGCTTGTATATGGTTGATATTCTCCTTTTTGCCACATGTCATGAAGTTTGGATCCTTTTGTTACAAGACAGGGGTATATTTTAAGCATATCTGGTTTAAACCTTGAATCTGTAAATATTCTTTTAAAAATTCGCATATCTCTTTTAAAATCTGTAAAAAGTCCGGGCATGAGGTGCATTGCAACTTTAATACCAGAATCTCTAAGTATTCGCGCTGCTTCTACTGTATCTTCTACGGTGTGCCCACGCTCAATCCGTTTGTATATATAATCATAAATGGTTTGAACTCCAAGTTCGACCCTTGTAACTCCCATATCAAGCATTCTATCCACATCTTGTATTTTACAGTAGTCTGGACGGGTTTCAAAGGTTATACCCACACATCTGACCTGTGAATTTTCATTTTTGCTTTGAACATCATTTAGATAAACAAAATCTTTGGGAATTTCAATATTATCTGCTAAACTGGATCTTCTAAAACTTTCAGATGGAATCTCGTTCATTGATACCTGTTTTATTCCAAAATCATTCATTGCCTGAAGACATTTGCTTACAAACCATTCCTGGTAACAGAGGAATTGTGAAGGAAATGTTCCACCCATTATAATCAATTCAACTTTATCAAGAGGGTGCCCTATACTTTCAAGCTGGAGCAAACGGTTGTAAACCTGTAAATATGGATCAAAATTGAACATTCTCGCCCTTAAAGCTGCAGGCTCTTCTCCAGTGTAACTTGGAGGGGCAATTCCACTTTCAACACAGTATAAACATCTTCCATGAGGACATTTGTGTGGTTTGCACATTACAGCAACTACTGCCACTCCTGAAATGGTTCTGGTGGGTTTTTTTCTAATTATGCTGGATATCTTCTTTCTCTCATCTGGAGATGCATATTGCAGTATCATAGAATTACTCATGAATTCTGGAAGTTTGTAATTCCTGCAGGCGTTTAGTTTTGCCTTTTCTAATTCTACTTTGTTTTTTATCTTACCCTCGATAATTTCATTGATTATGAATTCGCATGCATTTTTCATTCCTATTTTCTCCAAAAAAAATAATATTGTTATTTTAATAAATTGATGTTCATTAAGGTTATTTTAATTACAATAAACAATATAAATGTAGTGATGATTTTTGCGAATAAAGATCATTCGTAATTACTGGGCTGATTTAGCTTCCAGAACTTTTAAAGCATTTATTATATCTGTTTTGGAAATAATTCCAACTAATTTTTCATTTTCAGTTACAGGGAGCCTTCCAATATTGTTTTTGATTATTTTTTCAAACGCAGTGAATACAGGTTCATCCGGAGAGGCTAAAATAAGGTTTTTACTCATAATATCTTTTACTGGAATGCTTCTTTTGCTTTCAGGTACTTTGGATACGTCTTCAAACGTTATAATCCCTACTAAATTGTTTTTTTCAATAATAGGATATCCCATATGCCTTTGCTTGAACATGGTACTTAAAGCCTCTGAAACTGGAGTTTCAGGAGTTAAAGTGGTAACGTTTGGTGTCATTATGTCCTTTACAAGAAGTCCTTCCAGCATGGATGAGATCATCACTGTTTTATATTCCTGATCTGCACCAATATAAATAAATATAGCTATTAAAATAAGGATAAAACTGAAAAATATGCCAAAAATGGCCATTAAAATGGCAAATTGTTTACCAACTGTTGCCGCAATTTTTGTAGCTTTAACATAATTCATCTTTCTTGCAAGAAATGCCCTTAAAACTCTTCCTCCATCCATAGGGAATGCAGGAAGCAGATTAAAAATTCCAAGTACAAGGTTTATTCCTAAAAAATTAGAAAGGAACAGATTTATGTATGCATTTGGAGCATAAAATATAAAAAATTGTGAAACACCTAAGGCACCAATTCCTCCAGTGATAAAAAGACCTGCAAGACAAAAAAATGCTATAATA
It encodes:
- the pyrG gene encoding CTP synthase (glutamine hydrolyzing); protein product: MVHLSKYIIVTGGVVSSIGKGITAASIGRILRSYGIDVTAIKIDPYLNWDSGTLNPYQHGEVFVTEDGMETDLDLGHYERFLDTELSGDSNITTGKVYSSVIEKERKGDYLGSCVQIIPHITDEIKTMVRKIAGKSSADIVLVEVGGTVGDIESQPFLEALRQLRNEEGHDNVMFIHVTYVPYLRAAGEFKTKPTQHSTKELRSTGINPDMIVCRSEYSIDTPLKQKIAHFCDVEVDAVINAPDVGSIYEVPLILNEENVGEYVLKRIKRSDGKPDLSRWSEIVESLKIEEPEVIIGIIGKYVELEDAYISIREALKHAAAEVGVKVNIEWISAEDSIDIEKLEGLDALLIPGGFGERGISGKLDAVRYSIDHKVPLFGICLGMQCMVIEFARMHGFEDANSTEFDPDTKNPVIDIMPEQIKVEYMGGTMRLGSYPCNIKKDTLAYDAYKVKTVNERHRHRFEFNNEYREILQEKGLVISGISPNYLLVEMIELEDHPWFLGCQFHPEFKSRPNKAHPIFVSFMKAAFENKGD
- a CDS encoding cofactor-independent phosphoglycerate mutase, with translation MKYIVIIGDGMADYPLKELDNKTPLQASVTPNMDYVAFNGVSGFLKTVPDNMEPGSDVANLSIMGYNPEDYYTGRGPLEAASIGADLKSDQVAFRCNFITEKNGRLADFNANHISTEESEKLINALNDEFGETGKFYLGVSYRNLFVFNDVDSESLKSSPPHDIVGKSIEEHLLKPYDDKNAVLLNKVMRESKELLKNHPVNQERVKSGKNPANMIWLWGQGIKPQIPSFTDKYGLKGATITAVDLIKGIGIHLGLTNIYVPGATGYYDTDYNQKAEYAINGLDDHDLIFIHVEAPDEAGHAGDIEEKIKAIENIDYKILGKLLDELPRFDDYAISVLPDHATPIYVKTHTTEPVPYAMYSTNGIKDDATQYNEFSAKRGSLGTIEGHKFMSNFLSFSKLNAPKQ
- a CDS encoding homoserine dehydrogenase, translating into MKVCILGFGAVGKGVAKVFSLKKEEVKEKYGVDLKISAVTDTSGAAIYDEGLNPDLLLEVKEKTGKVSNYPDYGISKISNLEVLDKADYDCLVEATPTDIENGEPAKTHILKAFNDGKDVVTSNKGPLALSFKELANSAKNNGVEFKFEASVGGAMPVINFAHETLSGCDIDSILGILNGTTNYILSRMAREGSSYEQILKESQELGIAETNPAQDVEGLDAACKVVILANSLLDMDVSLKDVEITGISKITPEAVSLAQKEGYLIKLIGEVSSDTLEVSPRLVKEGSPFAVEGTLNVATIKTDLAEDVTVVGCGAGSIETASAILSDIISIYKSK
- a CDS encoding amino acid-binding protein, which translates into the protein MRLNLVLELLDIPGQLMDVLEPVGRLGANIVTVIHQRDVKTERGTVPVQITIEGDEETLDKVINTLEAQKIQIMEINGVLRKETVTTILIGDIVDKDVKNVLRRFNEVEGVKVADFNLKMSDHPEKSASKFIIEAEYGKRREIMKKIKEIGTSYGFLVINEV
- the gatC gene encoding Asp-tRNA(Asn) amidotransferase subunit GatC gives rise to the protein MKIEKASRSTAEDILKKFEKALEDIPELEETHYIVDNVNLTRPDRGEEKNPEKILKNAHLDENGNIIVEKSKWVKQ
- a CDS encoding asparagine synthetase B; this translates as MCGIAGITGNNISENIKKMLISIKHRGPDGSGVFVDNKVVYGNLEDIDIAEGNFGMGHNLLSIVGCNEFQPLINDNLVLICNGEIYNFRGLSKTYGFRCPEKSEPANMECSGPQNRRFCGIFRGLKKEFHEDFKTDSDCEIILTLIKRFHQGSLNKAVEKAMKYLDGDYAFAVYDGKNFAAVRDPVGVKPLYFGENKEDNIFAFASKRKALQNIGIENVKTLPPDSMIYNKKLLKLDNTGLKVQTSPDIMNLSKDALKKKLKNLLIKSVEKRVQGLSKVGILFSGGIDSTLLAKIADDLGVETILYTVGHKDSVDIKVSKETAEAMNLQLKTRNIGVEDVKKYLPLVLDAIEEFNIMKIGVGMPAYIASEMAHKDGLKVMLSGQGADELFGGYNRYLRLYEEKGELAREDLKEDILNLYHVNLQRDDAVTMANSVELRVPYLDLDIINTAINIPMKYKISGIEDKLRKCILREVAAELGVPAEIVNRPKKAAQYGSGIHKMLKKVLKGKKYKNKCF
- the deoC gene encoding deoxyribose-phosphate aldolase, with protein sequence MIKSFQLAKMIDHTNVRRDTSDEDIEDLCNDAKKYGFACVCVTPVNVALSRKLLEGYDVKVCAVIGFPFGINTPKTKAFEAREAIENGAQEIDMVMNIGALKSGHDDLVKEDIMGVVKAADNNIVKVILETGLLNREEKVRACLIAKEAGADFIKTSTGFGVSGATLEDIALIRKTVGPNMGIKASGGIRDLKTTLDMIEAGATRIGTSTGVQIMEALENQRFSGHQT
- a CDS encoding tRNA uridine(34) 5-carboxymethylaminomethyl modification radical SAM/GNAT enzyme Elp3, coding for MKNACEFIINEIIEGKIKNKVELEKAKLNACRNYKLPEFMSNSMILQYASPDERKKISSIIRKKPTRTISGVAVVAVMCKPHKCPHGRCLYCVESGIAPPSYTGEEPAALRARMFNFDPYLQVYNRLLQLESIGHPLDKVELIIMGGTFPSQFLCYQEWFVSKCLQAMNDFGIKQVSMNEIPSESFRRSSLADNIEIPKDFVYLNDVQSKNENSQVRCVGITFETRPDYCKIQDVDRMLDMGVTRVELGVQTIYDYIYKRIERGHTVEDTVEAARILRDSGIKVAMHLMPGLFTDFKRDMRIFKRIFTDSRFKPDMLKIYPCLVTKGSKLHDMWQKGEYQPYTSKEALDLIVELKKILPKWVRTMRIQRDIPSPLIEAGVKKSNLGELVYKKLREMDVACKCIRCREVGHKASDGIIPDNENIKLLKEEYDAGEGREIFLSFEDIKKDILIGFLRLRIPSKKAHRKEINDKTALVRELHVYGSMVPLGSTAIRNFQFRGPENHRFSAETGKWQHMGYGERLLEEAEKIALEVYEKNRINVISGIGARNYYRKFGYSRSGPYMSKNL
- a CDS encoding CBS domain-containing protein, which gives rise to MKSSFKIFSISGIPVELHISFLLLMVVIFALAFLEIITLYLAFLITLIFVTVVIHELGHSYVAKRYGISVERIVLLPIGGVAAMGEIPKDPGQELKIAIAGPLTNFIIAFFCLAGLFITGGIGALGVSQFFIFYAPNAYINLFLSNFLGINLVLGIFNLLPAFPMDGGRVLRAFLARKMNYVKATKIAATVGKQFAILMAIFGIFFSFILILIAIFIYIGADQEYKTVMISSMLEGLLVKDIMTPNVTTLTPETPVSEALSTMFKQRHMGYPIIEKNNLVGIITFEDVSKVPESKRSIPVKDIMSKNLILASPDEPVFTAFEKIIKNNIGRLPVTENEKLVGIISKTDIINALKVLEAKSAQ